The genomic interval AGCTGCGCGACGGCAAAGAGCCCGTCATCGCGGAACTGGTGCAGGTACTCGGTCAGCTCCGCCTTGGTCATGTTCTGGAACTTCGGCAGCCAGAGGTGCTGCGCGCCGATCTCCAGCGAGCGGACGGACTTGAGCAGGCACTCCTCGAGCGTGCTGCCGATGCCCATGACCTCGCCCGTGGCCTTCATCTGCGTACCGAGCGTGTTGGCGGCGGTCGAGAACTTATCGAACGGGAAGCGCGGCAGCTTTGCGACCACGTAGTCCAGCGACGGCTCGAACGCGGCCGTCGTGTTGGCGACGGCGATCTCGTCGAGGTTCATGCCGACGGCGACCTTGGCCGTGACGCGCGCGATGGGATAGCCGCTGGCCTTGCTCGCCAGCGCCGACGAGCGGGAGACGCGGGGGTTGATCTCAATGAGGAAGTACTCCGAGGTCTTGGGGTTGAGCGCAAACTGCACGTTGCAGCCGCCCTGGATCTTCAGCGCGCGGATGATCTTGATCGCGCTGTCGTTGAGCATCTTCATGTCATGGTCGCTGAGCGTCATGATCGGCGCGACGACGGCGGAGTCGCCGGTGTGCACGCCCACGGGGTCGATGTTCTCCATGCCGCAGATGGTGATGGCGCGGTCGGACGCATCGCGCATGACCTCAAACTCGATCTCCTTATAGCCCTTGACGCTCTTTTCGATCAGCACCTGATGGATGGGCGAGAGCTTGAACGCCTGCATGCCCAGCTCGACGAGCTGCGCCTCATCGTCGGCAAAGCCGCCGCCCGTGCCGCCAAGCGTGAACGCCGGGCGCAGCACGACCGGATAGCCGATGGCCGCGGCCGCGGCCTTGGCCTCCTCGAGGCCGTAGGTGATCTGCGACGGGATGACCGGCTCGCCGATGCTCTGGCAGAGCTCCTTGAACTGCTCGCGGTCCTCGGCACGGCGGATGCTGTCGCTGTCCGTGCCGAGAAGCTCGACCTGGCACTCCTTGAGCACGCCCTTCTGCTCGAGCTGCATCGCCAGATTCAGGCCGGTCTGGCCGCCGATGCCCGGGACGATCGCGTCCGGGCGCTCCTTGCGCAGGATACGCGCCACATACTCCAGCGTCAGCGGCTCCATGTACACCTTGTCCGCGACGGAGGTATCCGTCATGATCGTGGCAGGGTTGGAGTTGACGAGAATGACCTCGTACCCCTCCTCCTTGAGCGACAGGCACGCCTGCGTGCCGGCATAGTCAAACTCAGCGGCCTGACCGATGACGATCGGGCCGGAGCCGATGATCATAATTTTCTTCAGATCCGTTCTCTTGGGCATGTGATTTCCTCCTCAGTACGTAAAAAGTCCTGTATGTCATATATTTAATATGTAAATGAAGGACGCTCAGTCCTGCGCGTCCTGCCAGACGACGGCGCCGCCGCAGACGTTGCGCACGCACCGCCCGTAGACCGTCTGTCCGGCAAAGGGCGTGCTCTTTCCCATGGAGCAAAACTGCGCCGGGTCGATGCGGTACTCCGTGTTCAGGTCCCAGACGGCATAATCGTCCGCACGCAGCGGGAAGCCGAAGCGCTTTCTGGGGTTGACCGCCATGAGCTCCACGAGCTTGTCGAGCGTCAGCACGCCGGTGCGCACAAGGTGGGTATAGAGCACGGGAAACGCCGTCTCAAGGCCGACGATGCCCATGGCGCTCCCGGCGAGGCCCCTGGCCTTTTCCTGCGCGCTGTGCGGCGCGTGGTCGGTCGCAATCATGTCCACCGTGCCGTCGAGGATGCCCTCGATGAGCGCCTGCCGGTCGGCCTGCGTGCGCAGGGGCGGGTTCATCTTGAAGCTGCCGTCCTCGCGCAGGTCGTCCTCGGTCAGCACGAGGTAGTGCGGTGCGGTCTCGCAGGTGACGTCCAGCCCCTGCGCCTTCGCCCGGCGGATAAGCGCCACGCTCTCCTTGGTGGACACGTGGCACATATGATAGGCGCAGCCCGTCTCGCGCACCAGCTCAAGATCGCGCGCGAGCTGCCGCCACTCACTCTCGCTGCTGATGCCCTTGTGCCCGTGGGCGCGGGCATACGCGCCGTCGTGGATATAGCCGCCGTGCAGGAGGGTGTTGTCCTCGCAGTGCGCGGCGATGAGCTTGCCGAGGCTTGCCGCCTTGCGCATCGCGGCGCGCATCACGTCCGCATCCTGCACGCCGCTGCCGTCGTCGGAAAAGCCGGCGACATAGGGCGCGAGCTGCTCCATGTCCGCAAGCTCCCTGCCGCCGCGGTGCGCGGTGATCGCGCCGTAGGGCGTCACATCGATGACCGCATCCGTGCGGATGCGCTCCAGCTGGGGGGCAAGCGTCTGCAAACTGTCCGGCGCCGGATCCAGATTGGGCATGGCGCACACGCGGCTGTATCCGCCGTGCGCCGCAGCAAGCGTGCCGGACGAAATGGTCTCCTTATAAGAAAAACCCGGCTCACGAAGATGTACATGCACATCTACGAAACCAGGTAATACCACGAAAGAAGAAATATCAAGTTCGTCACCGGCAATGCTGCCGCTGCCAAGAAAAACAGAATCACGGTTGCCGGGAAAAAGATCCCACCCAAATGTCTGCATATTCTCTGCGGCCGCAACCATTTTTCCTCGCCTCATTTCTGCCGAATCGCAAATTTTTGATATGATATCACATAATCGTCCGGTCTGTCAACAAATCCGGCGGCTTTGCGCGCCGTCTTTTTGCACGAAAAATTCCGTCATTTTCCGTTCCGCGTTGACACGCATCTCTGCGCCAAGAACCGGATACAGACAGACTCGGCGGCGCGCCCGTCATGGCGCGCCGCCGTGTGCTTCAGAGCAGTTTCAGGATCCCGTCGCCGTAGTCGGCGCAGGTCGCGCCGTCCGGCCGGCCGGTGATGTCGGCCGGGCAGGCGTCGAGCGCCGCCTCGAGCCGGTCGGCCGCGGCCGCGCGGCCAATGTGCCGCAGCAGCATGACCTCTGCGCGCAGAATGCTCTGGGGGTTGGCGTAGTCGCCCATGCCGCGCTCGATCATGCGCGGCGCCGAGCCGTGGATGGCCTCGAACATGGCGTAGCGGTCACCGATGTTGGCGCTGCCCGCCGTGCCGACACCGCCCTGCAGCTGTGCAGCCTCGTCGGTGATGATGTCGCCGTAGAGGTTCGGCAGCAGCAGCACCTGAAACTGCCCGCGCACCCGCTCGTTGACGAGGTTCGCCGCCATGATATCAATATAGTAGTCATCGACGGTGATCTCGGGATAGTCGGCGGCCACCTCGTGGCAGAGGGCGGTGAACTTGCCGTCCGTCTTTTTGAGGATGTTCGCCTTCGTGACGACGGTCACGCGCGTCTTGCCATTGCGCCGGGCATAGTCGAACGCCGCGCGGGCGATGCGCCGCGTGCCGGGGTCGGTCGTGACCTTGAAGTCCACGGCCATGCCGGGCAGCTCCACGCCGCGGCTGCCGAGGGCGTACTCGCCCTCCGTGTTCTCGCGGAAGAACGTCCAGTCGATGCCCTGCTCGGGGATGGTCACGGGGCGGACGTTCGCGTAGAGGTCGAGCGCGCGGCGCAGCTTCACGTTCGCGCTCTCGAGCCCGCCGCCCATGGGCGTCGTCGTCGGGCCTTTGAGCAGCACGTCGCAGGTCAGGATCTCCGCGAGCACATCGTCCGGCACGGCCTGATTGCAGGCCAGCCGGTTTTCGATCGTGAGGCCGCGGATGCGCCGCAGGGCGATGCTGCCGCGCGCGATCTCATCGGCGAGTAGCGCCTCGAGCACGCGCACCGCCTGCTCCATGATGATCGGGCCGATGCCGTCGCCGTCGACAAGACCGATGGTCACGGTCGCTTTTTTCGTATAGTCCACCCGCTCGGCGGTCATGCCCGCAACGCGGGCCTGCTGCTCAGTCAGCAGCGTGCGAAACGCCGCACAGGCGCGGTCAATATCGTTCATAGTGCATGCTCCTTTGTGTAGTTGAGCAGTCCGCCGGCGAGCAGGATGGCCTGCTGCCGCTCGGTAAGGCTGCACACGACGGGATAGGACTTGCCCGCCGCCGTGTCCG from Clostridiales bacterium carries:
- a CDS encoding isocitrate/isopropylmalate family dehydrogenase; translated protein: MNDIDRACAAFRTLLTEQQARVAGMTAERVDYTKKATVTIGLVDGDGIGPIIMEQAVRVLEALLADEIARGSIALRRIRGLTIENRLACNQAVPDDVLAEILTCDVLLKGPTTTPMGGGLESANVKLRRALDLYANVRPVTIPEQGIDWTFFRENTEGEYALGSRGVELPGMAVDFKVTTDPGTRRIARAAFDYARRNGKTRVTVVTKANILKKTDGKFTALCHEVAADYPEITVDDYYIDIMAANLVNERVRGQFQVLLLPNLYGDIITDEAAQLQGGVGTAGSANIGDRYAMFEAIHGSAPRMIERGMGDYANPQSILRAEVMLLRHIGRAAAADRLEAALDACPADITGRPDGATCADYGDGILKLL
- a CDS encoding dihydroorotase produces the protein MQTFGWDLFPGNRDSVFLGSGSIAGDELDISSFVVLPGFVDVHVHLREPGFSYKETISSGTLAAAHGGYSRVCAMPNLDPAPDSLQTLAPQLERIRTDAVIDVTPYGAITAHRGGRELADMEQLAPYVAGFSDDGSGVQDADVMRAAMRKAASLGKLIAAHCEDNTLLHGGYIHDGAYARAHGHKGISSESEWRQLARDLELVRETGCAYHMCHVSTKESVALIRRAKAQGLDVTCETAPHYLVLTEDDLREDGSFKMNPPLRTQADRQALIEGILDGTVDMIATDHAPHSAQEKARGLAGSAMGIVGLETAFPVLYTHLVRTGVLTLDKLVELMAVNPRKRFGFPLRADDYAVWDLNTEYRIDPAQFCSMGKSTPFAGQTVYGRCVRNVCGGAVVWQDAQD